A part of Pectobacterium cacticida genomic DNA contains:
- a CDS encoding 23S rRNA (adenine(2030)-N(6))-methyltransferase RlmJ has translation MLSYRHSFHAGNHADVLKHTVQSLIITALKEKEKPFLYLDTHAGAGRYQLSGEHAERTGEYLSGIAKIWQRDDIPAELAPYMQAVRTYNHNGQLRYYPGSPLIARQLLRDQDKLHLTELHPSDFPLLRNEFQKDPRAKVLREDGYQQLKSQLPPLSRRGLVLIDPPYELKTDYQAVVTGIQEGHKRFATGVFALWYPVVLRQHSKRLLKALEATGIRNILQIELAVLPDSDRYGMTASGMIVINPPWKLAAQMKAVLPWLHSVMVPEGTGHTLVEQIVPE, from the coding sequence ATGCTAAGTTACCGCCACAGTTTTCATGCCGGCAACCATGCCGACGTGCTGAAACACACCGTTCAGAGCCTGATCATCACCGCCCTGAAAGAAAAAGAGAAACCTTTCCTGTATCTGGATACCCACGCGGGGGCTGGCCGCTATCAACTGAGCGGTGAACATGCTGAGCGCACCGGTGAGTATCTGAGCGGTATCGCGAAAATTTGGCAGCGAGACGATATCCCGGCTGAACTCGCGCCCTATATGCAGGCTGTGCGGACCTATAACCATAATGGTCAGCTACGCTATTATCCCGGTTCCCCGCTGATTGCGCGTCAATTGCTGCGCGATCAGGACAAACTTCATCTGACCGAGCTGCACCCGAGTGATTTTCCGCTGCTGCGCAATGAATTCCAAAAAGATCCGCGTGCTAAAGTGCTGCGCGAAGATGGTTATCAGCAATTGAAGTCGCAGTTGCCCCCGCTTTCTCGGCGTGGTTTGGTATTGATCGACCCACCGTATGAGCTGAAGACAGACTATCAGGCGGTGGTGACAGGCATTCAGGAAGGGCATAAACGCTTCGCGACCGGTGTCTTTGCATTGTGGTATCCGGTAGTTCTGCGCCAGCATAGTAAACGTCTGCTGAAGGCGCTGGAGGCCACGGGCATTCGCAACATCCTGCAAATTGAGCTGGCGGTATTGCCGGACAGCGATCGCTACGGCATGACGGCGTCCGGTATGATCGTGATTAACCCGCCGTGGAAACTGGCGGCGCAAATGAAGGCGGTGCTGCCATGGCTGCACAGCGTCATGGTGCCAGAAGGCACGGGACATACGCTAGTAGAGCAGATCGTACCAGAGTGA
- the fecI gene encoding ferric citrate uptake sigma factor FecI, whose protein sequence is MSDRAAITASFTLESLYGAHHCWLKNWLTHKLQSAFDADDIAQDTFLRVMGSDTLSTIHDPRSFLCTIAKRVMVDLFRRNALEKAYFEMLTLMPEALASSPEERESQLETLQLIDNMLDGLNNKTRQAFLLSQLEGLTYREIALHLCVSVSSVKKYVAKAVEHCLLFRLEHGL, encoded by the coding sequence ATGTCTGACCGCGCCGCTATTACAGCTTCTTTTACGCTCGAATCGCTTTACGGCGCACATCATTGCTGGCTGAAGAACTGGCTCACTCACAAGCTCCAGTCGGCGTTTGATGCCGACGATATTGCTCAGGACACTTTCCTGAGGGTGATGGGCAGCGATACGTTGTCAACCATTCACGATCCTCGTTCCTTTCTGTGTACAATCGCCAAACGGGTGATGGTTGACCTTTTCCGTCGCAACGCGCTGGAAAAGGCGTACTTTGAGATGCTCACACTTATGCCCGAGGCACTGGCCTCTTCCCCCGAAGAACGCGAGAGCCAGTTGGAAACCTTGCAACTTATCGACAACATGCTTGATGGGTTAAATAACAAAACCCGCCAAGCTTTCCTGCTTTCACAATTAGAAGGTCTTACTTATCGCGAGATCGCTTTGCATCTCTGTGTTTCTGTTAGTTCCGTGAAAAAGTATGTCGCCAAAGCCGTTGAGCATTGTCTGTTGTTTCGTCTGGAGCACGGATTATGA
- the fecR gene encoding ferric citrate uptake sigma factor regulator FecR: MNPLLTDARRQALRSASHWYAVLSGERLSPQQEARWQQWYEQDPDNQWAWQQVENLRSQLSQVPGGIASRALHDSRLTRRHVMKGLLLLLGVGGGWQFWRSESGEGLRADYRTAKGAVSHQRLEDGSLLALNTQSAVNVRFDAHQRIVQLCYGEIAITTAKDAQRRPFRVITRQGQLTALGTEFSVRQQDNVTHLAVRQHAVEIILADDPLQKFILKAGESLEFSASAFGTVTPLDDESVSWTQGVLSFSDKPLSEIIATLGRYRNGVLRCAPAVAELRLSGTFPLQNIDAILNVIAQTLPVKIQSVTRYWINILPL; this comes from the coding sequence ATGAATCCATTATTAACCGACGCCCGCCGTCAGGCACTACGATCGGCGTCGCACTGGTACGCGGTACTAAGCGGGGAGCGTCTCAGCCCGCAGCAGGAAGCACGCTGGCAGCAGTGGTATGAACAGGATCCGGATAACCAGTGGGCCTGGCAACAGGTTGAAAACCTACGCAGCCAGCTCAGCCAGGTACCCGGCGGTATCGCTAGCCGAGCGCTGCACGATTCGCGGCTCACCCGTCGCCATGTGATGAAAGGGCTACTACTATTACTTGGCGTTGGAGGAGGATGGCAGTTCTGGCGTTCCGAATCCGGAGAAGGGCTACGGGCAGACTACCGTACCGCGAAAGGTGCGGTCAGCCATCAGCGTCTGGAAGATGGTTCATTGCTGGCGCTTAATACGCAAAGTGCTGTGAATGTACGTTTTGATGCGCACCAGCGCATTGTTCAGCTATGTTATGGCGAAATAGCCATTACCACAGCCAAAGACGCACAGCGACGCCCTTTTCGCGTTATTACCCGTCAGGGCCAGCTTACCGCATTAGGGACGGAATTTTCCGTTCGACAGCAAGACAACGTCACACATCTTGCCGTACGGCAGCATGCCGTTGAAATCATTCTGGCCGATGATCCCTTACAAAAATTTATCCTAAAAGCCGGAGAAAGCCTGGAGTTCAGCGCTTCTGCATTTGGCACGGTGACACCGTTGGATGATGAGAGTGTAAGCTGGACTCAGGGAGTCCTAAGCTTTAGCGATAAACCTCTGTCAGAGATAATAGCAACCCTTGGTCGTTACCGTAACGGCGTGCTGCGCTGCGCTCCGGCCGTTGCGGAATTACGCCTGAGTGGAACCTTCCCACTGCAAAATATCGATGCAATCCTAAATGTCATTGCCCAAACTCTACCTGTGAAAATTCAATCAGTTACTCGGTACTGGATAAATATATTACCGCTGTAA
- the fecA gene encoding TonB-dependent Fe(3+) dicitrate receptor FecA, translating to MMSLRVFRRTTPLVNAIRLSLLPLVGLSLSAVAETVNIAAGPLDKALNQYATHSGITLSADSSLTRGKQSQGLHGDYDVETGLRQLLNGSGLQVKPLGKNSWTLEPVPTQQEDALTVVGDWLGAARENDVFEHAGARDVIRREDFAKTGATTMRDVLNRIPGVLAPENNGTGSHDLAMNFGIRGLNPRLASRSTVLMDGIPVPFAPYGQPQLSLAPVSLGNMDAIDVVRGGGAVRYGPQSVGGVVNFVTRAIPQDFGIAAGVEGQLSPTSSQNNPKETHNLMVGGTADNGFGSALLYSGTRGSDWREHSATRIDDLMLKSKYAPNEVHTFNSLMQYYDGEADMPGGLSRADYNADRWQSTRPYDRFWGRRKLASLGYQFQPDSQHKFNIQGFYTETLRSGYLEQGKRTTLSPRKYWVRGIEPRYSQSFMIGPSAHEVGIGYRYVNESTHEIRYYTDTSSGQLPSSASPYDRDTRSGTEAHAWYLDDKIDIGNWTITPGMRFEHIKSYQNNNIKGTHEELSYNAPLPALSALYHLTDSWNLYANTEGSFGTVQYSQIGKAVQSGNVEPEKARTWEFGTRYDDGALTAEMGVFLINFNNQYDSNQTNDTVTARGKTRHTGLETQARYDLGTLTPTFNNVSVYASYAYVNAKIREKGDTYGNQVPFSPKHKGTLGIDYKPGNWTFNLNSEFQSSQFADNANTVKESADGSTGRIPGFMLWGARVAYDFGPQMANLNLAFGVKNIFDQEYFTRSYDDNNKGLYAGQPRTLYIQGSLKF from the coding sequence ATGATGAGTTTACGCGTTTTTCGTAGAACGACGCCTTTGGTTAACGCCATTCGCCTGAGCCTGCTGCCGTTAGTTGGTCTCTCGTTATCCGCTGTTGCGGAAACAGTGAACATCGCTGCTGGCCCGCTAGACAAAGCGCTCAACCAGTATGCCACCCACAGTGGGATCACTTTATCTGCGGATTCCAGCCTGACGCGCGGCAAGCAAAGTCAGGGTCTGCACGGCGACTATGATGTTGAAACTGGCTTACGACAATTACTGAATGGTAGCGGCCTGCAGGTCAAGCCATTGGGAAAGAATAGTTGGACGCTGGAACCGGTTCCAACTCAGCAGGAAGATGCCTTGACTGTCGTGGGTGACTGGTTGGGCGCTGCGCGTGAGAACGACGTGTTCGAACATGCCGGTGCCCGCGACGTGATCCGCCGTGAGGATTTCGCCAAAACCGGCGCAACGACAATGCGTGACGTGCTTAACCGCATTCCCGGCGTTCTGGCGCCCGAAAACAACGGTACAGGTAGCCACGATCTGGCGATGAACTTCGGTATCCGTGGCCTGAACCCGCGTCTCGCCAGCCGCTCTACCGTGTTGATGGACGGCATTCCGGTACCGTTCGCGCCGTACGGCCAGCCCCAACTCTCGCTTGCACCGGTGTCGCTTGGCAACATGGACGCCATTGATGTCGTACGCGGCGGCGGAGCAGTACGCTATGGGCCACAGAGTGTGGGCGGCGTGGTAAACTTCGTCACCCGCGCTATCCCACAAGATTTTGGGATAGCCGCGGGAGTTGAGGGTCAGCTCAGCCCAACCTCTTCGCAAAACAATCCCAAAGAAACTCACAACCTAATGGTAGGCGGTACGGCAGATAATGGTTTTGGCTCCGCGCTGCTCTATTCAGGTACTCGTGGCAGCGACTGGCGCGAGCACAGCGCCACCCGCATAGACGATCTGATGTTAAAAAGCAAATATGCGCCGAACGAGGTGCATACCTTTAACAGCCTGATGCAGTACTACGACGGAGAAGCCGATATGCCTGGCGGACTGTCCCGCGCCGATTACAATGCCGACCGCTGGCAGTCCACACGACCCTATGACCGCTTCTGGGGCCGCCGCAAACTAGCAAGCCTTGGTTATCAATTTCAGCCGGACAGCCAGCATAAATTTAACATTCAGGGTTTTTACACTGAAACTCTGCGTAGCGGATACCTGGAACAGGGGAAACGAACCACTCTTTCTCCGCGTAAATACTGGGTGCGCGGCATTGAACCGCGCTACAGCCAAAGCTTTATGATTGGCCCGTCCGCGCATGAAGTGGGCATTGGCTACCGCTATGTGAATGAATCAACCCATGAAATACGTTACTACACTGACACCAGCAGTGGCCAATTGCCGTCCAGCGCTAGCCCATATGACCGCGACACCCGCTCCGGCACCGAGGCTCACGCATGGTATTTGGATGACAAAATCGATATTGGCAACTGGACCATCACTCCCGGTATGCGTTTTGAACATATCAAGTCATACCAGAATAACAACATCAAAGGTACGCACGAAGAATTGAGCTATAACGCCCCGCTTCCAGCGTTGAGCGCGCTCTATCATCTGACCGACAGTTGGAATCTTTATGCTAACACTGAAGGTTCATTCGGCACCGTGCAGTACAGCCAAATTGGCAAGGCTGTACAAAGCGGCAATGTGGAACCGGAAAAAGCGCGAACCTGGGAATTCGGAACCCGATACGACGATGGCGCTCTGACCGCGGAAATGGGGGTATTCCTGATTAACTTCAATAATCAGTACGACTCCAACCAGACGAATGACACGGTCACCGCTCGGGGAAAAACGCGTCATACCGGGCTGGAAACACAGGCACGTTATGATCTTGGTACGCTAACGCCTACGTTCAATAACGTCTCTGTTTACGCCAGCTATGCCTATGTGAACGCAAAAATCCGTGAAAAAGGCGATACCTACGGCAACCAGGTGCCATTCTCTCCGAAACACAAAGGCACGTTGGGCATAGACTATAAACCGGGCAACTGGACGTTCAATCTGAACAGTGAATTTCAATCCAGCCAGTTTGCGGATAATGCCAACACGGTGAAAGAGAGCGCTGACGGCAGTACCGGACGCATTCCTGGTTTCATGTTATGGGGTGCTCGCGTGGCGTATGACTTCGGCCCGCAGATGGCAAATCTTAACCTCGCATTCGGCGTAAAAAATATCTTCGATCAAGAGTACTTTACTCGTTCTTACGACGATAACAATAAAGGCCTCTACGCGGGCCAGCCGCGCACGCTGTATATACAGGGGTCATTGAAGTTCTGA
- a CDS encoding Fe(3+) dicitrate ABC transporter substrate-binding protein FecB, translating into MFTFFRALFAGLLLVACHAFAITVQDEHGTFTLDTLPQRIVVLELSFADALAAVDVSPVGIADDNDATRILPDVRAHLKPWHSVGTRAQPSLEAISALNPDLIIADSSRHAGIYNALRQIAPVLLLKSRNETYAENLHSAAIIGEVVGKKTQMQARLEQHKKKMAQWASQLPKGTLVAFGTSREQQFNLHTQETYTGGVLQALGLTVPPAMAGTPMPSIGLEQLLALNPAWLLVAHYREESIVKRWQQDPLWQMLTAAQKQQVASVDSNAWARMRGIFAAERIASDTVNIFHHQTINDVK; encoded by the coding sequence ATGTTCACATTTTTCCGCGCTCTTTTCGCAGGCCTACTACTGGTTGCTTGCCACGCCTTTGCCATCACAGTTCAGGATGAACATGGCACATTTACGCTTGATACGCTGCCGCAACGAATCGTGGTACTGGAGCTGTCATTCGCGGATGCGCTAGCCGCCGTGGATGTCAGCCCTGTCGGGATTGCCGACGACAACGATGCCACGCGCATCTTGCCTGATGTCCGCGCGCATCTGAAACCCTGGCACAGCGTCGGCACCCGTGCCCAACCAAGTCTTGAAGCCATCAGTGCGTTAAATCCGGATCTGATTATTGCCGACAGTAGCCGTCATGCCGGCATTTACAACGCATTGAGGCAAATCGCGCCAGTGCTTCTGCTCAAGTCCCGCAACGAAACATACGCTGAGAACCTGCATTCTGCGGCAATCATCGGTGAAGTGGTTGGTAAAAAAACGCAAATGCAGGCGCGTTTAGAACAACATAAAAAGAAAATGGCACAGTGGGCAAGTCAGCTTCCAAAAGGCACTCTAGTGGCATTTGGTACGTCTCGCGAACAACAGTTCAACCTGCATACGCAAGAGACTTACACTGGCGGCGTACTACAAGCACTGGGACTGACTGTTCCACCCGCAATGGCGGGTACGCCAATGCCGTCCATTGGTCTGGAGCAACTACTGGCGCTAAATCCGGCGTGGTTACTGGTTGCCCACTACCGCGAAGAAAGCATTGTTAAGCGTTGGCAACAAGACCCGCTGTGGCAGATGTTAACCGCTGCGCAAAAACAGCAAGTGGCTTCCGTCGACAGTAATGCCTGGGCGCGGATGCGCGGCATTTTTGCCGCTGAACGTATTGCCAGCGACACAGTAAACATATTTCACCATCAGACGATTAACGATGTGAAATGA
- the fecC gene encoding iron-dicitrate ABC transporter permease FecC, giving the protein MRYLRHPALLWGLPIVALFLIFWLSLFCYSAIAISGADAFHALLPGHTPTLPEALVQNLRLPRSLVAILIGASLALAGSLLQTLTHNPMASPSLLGINSGATLAMALTSAFSPTPIAGYSITFIAACGGGVSWLLVMSAGGGFHHNQERNKLILAGIALSAFCMALTRIVLLLAEDHAYGIFYWLAGGISNVGWQAFWQLFPVVIGATPVVLILANQLNLLNVSDSTAHTLGVNLPKLRLGINLLVLVLVGACVSVAGPVAFIGLLMPHLARFWIGFDQRQALPMSMLLGATLMLLADVLARALAFPGDLPAGAVLALIGAPCFVWLVRRRG; this is encoded by the coding sequence ATGAGATACCTCAGGCATCCGGCGCTGCTGTGGGGACTACCTATCGTTGCGCTTTTCCTCATCTTCTGGCTGAGCTTGTTCTGCTATTCAGCCATTGCTATTTCCGGAGCTGACGCATTTCATGCTTTACTGCCAGGCCATACGCCAACGCTCCCCGAAGCGCTGGTACAAAACCTCCGTCTGCCACGAAGTTTGGTTGCGATATTGATTGGCGCGAGTCTGGCACTGGCAGGCTCGCTGCTACAAACGTTAACCCACAATCCGATGGCCTCCCCATCTTTACTCGGCATCAACAGTGGTGCAACGCTCGCCATGGCGTTGACCAGCGCGTTTAGCCCAACGCCCATTGCGGGTTACTCCATTACGTTTATCGCTGCCTGCGGAGGCGGTGTAAGCTGGCTTTTGGTGATGAGCGCAGGGGGCGGATTCCATCATAACCAGGAGAGGAACAAATTGATCCTTGCCGGTATCGCCCTATCAGCCTTTTGTATGGCGCTGACCCGCATCGTTCTACTTCTGGCGGAAGATCACGCTTACGGTATTTTTTACTGGCTAGCGGGCGGCATTTCTAATGTCGGGTGGCAAGCATTCTGGCAGCTTTTCCCAGTGGTGATAGGTGCGACCCCAGTCGTGTTAATACTAGCAAATCAGTTGAACCTGCTTAATGTCAGTGACAGTACCGCTCACACACTGGGCGTGAATTTGCCGAAACTGCGTTTGGGAATTAACCTCCTGGTGCTGGTTCTGGTAGGTGCCTGCGTCAGCGTGGCGGGTCCGGTAGCCTTCATCGGCTTGCTGATGCCTCACCTGGCACGCTTCTGGATTGGGTTCGATCAGCGGCAGGCTTTACCAATGAGCATGTTGCTGGGCGCCACACTGATGCTGCTGGCGGATGTGTTAGCGCGAGCGCTTGCCTTCCCCGGCGATCTGCCTGCTGGTGCAGTGCTGGCGCTGATTGGCGCCCCCTGTTTCGTCTGGCTGGTCAGGAGGCGCGGATGA
- the fecD gene encoding Fe(3+) dicitrate ABC transporter permease subunit FecD, with protein MKIAIVMFIILALALLALISLHMGVTSVPWRALLTDWQVGSEHYYVLMDYRLPRLLLALFVGAALAVAGVLVQGIVRNPLASPDILGVNHAASLASVGALLLLPSLPVIVLPLLAFAGGMAGLMLLRLLANTTQPMKLALTGVALSACWASLTDYVMLSRPQDVNSALLWLTGSLWGRDWTFVKIAVPLLILFLPLSLRFCRDLDLLALGDARAATLGVSVKRTQLQGLLLAVTMTAIGVAVCGPISFIGLVVPHIVRKIIGGRHRWLLPVSALTGALLLVSADLLARVIHPPLELPAGVMTALIGAPWFVWLLARMR; from the coding sequence ATGAAAATCGCAATCGTCATGTTCATCATCCTCGCGCTCGCGTTACTAGCGCTAATATCGCTCCACATGGGCGTAACTTCAGTACCGTGGCGCGCCCTGTTAACCGATTGGCAGGTTGGAAGCGAACATTATTATGTACTGATGGACTATCGCCTGCCAAGACTACTGCTGGCGCTGTTTGTCGGTGCTGCACTCGCGGTGGCAGGCGTATTAGTCCAAGGGATCGTGCGTAATCCGTTGGCCTCGCCGGATATTCTTGGCGTAAATCATGCGGCGAGTCTTGCCTCGGTAGGCGCACTACTTCTGCTACCTTCTCTGCCTGTTATTGTGCTACCGCTGCTAGCTTTTGCGGGCGGAATGGCGGGTTTAATGTTACTGAGGTTACTTGCGAATACGACGCAACCAATGAAATTGGCGCTTACTGGCGTGGCGCTTTCCGCTTGTTGGGCAAGCCTGACGGATTATGTGATGCTCTCACGTCCTCAGGATGTAAACAGTGCCCTATTGTGGCTGACCGGCAGCTTATGGGGACGGGACTGGACCTTTGTGAAGATCGCCGTGCCGCTGCTCATTTTGTTCCTGCCGCTGAGCCTGCGCTTTTGTCGCGATCTCGACCTGCTGGCGCTTGGCGATGCACGTGCCGCAACGCTGGGCGTATCGGTTAAACGTACTCAGCTTCAAGGCTTGCTATTAGCCGTTACCATGACAGCAATTGGCGTAGCCGTCTGCGGCCCAATAAGCTTTATCGGCTTGGTCGTACCACATATCGTGCGCAAGATTATCGGTGGACGTCACCGCTGGTTGCTGCCTGTTTCAGCGCTTACGGGGGCATTACTATTGGTCTCGGCCGATTTGCTAGCGCGAGTTATTCATCCTCCGTTGGAGCTTCCAGCAGGGGTGATGACCGCTCTTATCGGCGCTCCATGGTTTGTCTGGTTACTTGCGAGAATGCGATAA
- the fecE gene encoding Fe(3+) dicitrate ABC transporter ATP-binding protein FecE → MTLRTENLIVSYGAQTVLEDLSLTLPVGKITALLGPNGCGKSTLLKCFSRQLAPKAGAVMLNEKPIAGYTSRQLARRLSLLPQHHLIPEGITVRELVSYGRSPWLSLWGRLCEEDNMKVELAMNQTQTDYLADRRLTELSGGQRQRVFLAMVLAQDTPIVLLDEPTTYLDINHQVELMQLIGKLKAQGKTVVAVLHDLNQASRYCDHLVILANGRVMAQGTPEKIMQPELLRTVFHVEAEIHPEPISGKPMCVVL, encoded by the coding sequence ATGACATTACGAACTGAAAACCTAATCGTCAGCTACGGTGCACAAACGGTACTGGAAGATCTTTCGCTCACACTACCTGTGGGAAAAATTACTGCCTTACTTGGCCCTAATGGTTGTGGGAAATCGACGCTACTAAAATGTTTTTCACGCCAGTTGGCACCAAAAGCAGGCGCGGTGATGCTTAACGAGAAACCGATCGCTGGCTATACCTCTCGTCAGTTGGCTCGCCGCCTGTCGCTACTGCCACAACATCATTTAATTCCAGAAGGTATCACGGTGCGTGAGCTGGTTTCCTATGGTCGTAGCCCATGGCTATCGCTTTGGGGACGGCTCTGCGAGGAAGACAACATGAAAGTCGAGCTGGCAATGAATCAGACCCAGACTGACTATCTAGCCGACCGCCGCTTAACCGAACTTTCAGGAGGTCAGCGACAGCGTGTATTTCTGGCGATGGTATTGGCACAAGATACTCCGATCGTTCTTCTTGATGAACCAACGACCTATCTTGATATCAACCATCAGGTTGAACTGATGCAACTCATAGGGAAACTCAAAGCGCAGGGGAAAACGGTGGTTGCAGTGCTACATGACCTGAATCAAGCCAGCCGATATTGTGATCATCTGGTGATATTGGCTAACGGGCGCGTGATGGCACAAGGCACACCGGAAAAGATCATGCAGCCGGAGTTACTGAGGACAGTGTTTCATGTGGAAGCAGAAATTCATCCAGAGCCAATATCTGGCAAACCGATGTGTGTGGTGCTATAG
- a CDS encoding DUF1266 domain-containing protein, with protein MEPEYQRWLMALSAPMVALNIRCGAHFDQHTFLDPGETFDLTESWGITSRQELISMINDMTDDGHAERLAYGYHLWHHLPIAEWQRYCAAQPDERQGMLMWITETAALCGEGGIRAWDLGRMGFLSRIGVLRGWFSEKESLWIHTRLADRARYYYRSWENYYAAFLSGRTYWLSLDEEDPECQRYLFSHCSEKPNYIHQIATLYTHPRSPIHDLDWDVEPIAMAKPDSLAEADI; from the coding sequence ATGGAACCTGAATACCAGCGCTGGCTCATGGCGCTTTCCGCTCCGATGGTCGCGCTGAATATCCGCTGCGGCGCCCACTTTGACCAACACACCTTTCTCGACCCCGGCGAGACGTTCGACCTGACAGAAAGTTGGGGCATTACCTCCCGGCAAGAACTTATCTCGATGATTAACGATATGACGGACGACGGCCACGCTGAACGCTTAGCGTACGGTTATCACCTCTGGCATCACCTACCGATAGCAGAATGGCAACGCTACTGCGCGGCGCAGCCCGATGAAAGACAAGGTATGTTGATGTGGATAACAGAAACGGCGGCTCTCTGCGGAGAAGGCGGCATCCGCGCCTGGGATCTGGGGCGAATGGGATTCCTTAGCCGTATCGGCGTGTTACGCGGCTGGTTCAGCGAAAAAGAGAGCCTATGGATCCACACCCGGCTCGCCGACAGAGCACGTTATTATTATCGTAGTTGGGAAAATTATTACGCCGCCTTTCTAAGCGGTCGAACCTATTGGCTTTCCCTGGATGAAGAAGATCCGGAATGCCAGCGCTACCTTTTCAGTCACTGTAGCGAAAAACCCAATTACATTCACCAGATCGCCACGCTCTATACCCACCCCAGAAGCCCTATTCATGACCTTGACTGGGATGTCGAACCCATAGCAATGGCTAAGCCGGACTCCTTAGCAGAGGCGGACATATAA